In Polaribacter sp. Hel_I_88, the following proteins share a genomic window:
- a CDS encoding Y-family DNA polymerase has protein sequence MIALVDCNSFYASCEQVFRPDLQGKPVVVLSNNDGCVIAANKEAKALAHIPMFQPVFKIKEVLKANNVTCFSSNYTLYADLSQRVMDTLREFSPIVEEYSIDESFVDLSHFDVDELEEIAHKIKETVHKNTGIPVGVGVAKTKSLSKMANKYAKKIPANNGVYVIDSEEKRRFLLQNNSVKDIWGIGRKHTIRVEKTGAKTALDFAETNLAWVRKEMTVVGERLWRELNNFPCHTMEVEIATKKGIGTAKSFGYKLTEYSLIEEATSYYVAEVADLLRQQNSAATYLEVFLQTNSFSNTDHQYYKKIIITLEMPTNSTIKLTQEAIKGLRQIFIQGYRYKKVGVHLFGLVPDSEIQTNLFYQEQKSESKKLTKAIDALNSKFGKNKVKLASVGNRESEWALIKEHRSPRFTTQWKELLTIGKIK, from the coding sequence ATGATTGCTTTAGTAGATTGTAACAGTTTTTATGCTTCTTGTGAGCAGGTTTTTAGACCTGATTTACAAGGAAAACCTGTGGTGGTTTTAAGCAATAATGATGGTTGTGTAATTGCTGCCAACAAAGAAGCAAAAGCGTTGGCACACATCCCAATGTTTCAACCTGTTTTTAAAATTAAAGAAGTTTTAAAAGCAAATAATGTTACCTGTTTTTCATCCAACTATACCTTATATGCAGATTTATCTCAAAGAGTAATGGATACTTTACGAGAATTTTCGCCAATTGTAGAGGAATATAGTATAGATGAAAGTTTTGTAGATTTATCTCATTTTGATGTGGATGAACTAGAAGAAATTGCACATAAAATTAAAGAAACTGTGCATAAAAATACAGGAATTCCGGTTGGAGTAGGAGTTGCCAAAACAAAATCGCTCTCAAAAATGGCGAATAAATATGCCAAGAAAATTCCAGCAAATAATGGAGTTTATGTAATTGATTCCGAAGAAAAAAGAAGGTTTTTATTACAAAATAATAGCGTTAAAGATATTTGGGGAATTGGACGTAAACATACAATTCGCGTAGAAAAAACGGGAGCAAAAACAGCGTTAGATTTTGCTGAAACTAATTTAGCTTGGGTTCGCAAAGAAATGACAGTAGTTGGTGAGCGTTTATGGAGAGAACTCAATAATTTTCCTTGCCACACAATGGAAGTTGAAATTGCCACCAAAAAAGGAATTGGCACTGCAAAATCTTTTGGTTATAAACTCACAGAATACAGTTTAATTGAAGAAGCAACTAGTTATTATGTAGCAGAAGTTGCAGATTTATTGCGTCAACAAAACTCGGCTGCTACTTATTTAGAAGTTTTTTTACAAACCAATAGTTTTAGCAATACAGATCATCAATATTATAAGAAAATTATCATCACTTTAGAGATGCCTACCAATAGTACAATTAAGTTAACACAAGAAGCTATTAAAGGATTAAGGCAAATTTTTATACAAGGATATCGCTATAAAAAAGTAGGTGTTCATTTATTTGGTTTAGTACCAGATTCAGAAATTCAAACCAACTTATTTTATCAAGAGCAAAAAAGCGAAAGTAAAAAACTCACAAAAGCAATTGATGCTTTAAACAGTAAGTTTGGTAAAAATAAAGTAAAATTAGCCTCTGTTGGTAACAGAGAAAGTGAATGGGCTTTGATTAAAGAACACAGAAGCCCAAGATTTACCACACAATGGAAAGAGCTTTTAACAATTGGGAAAATTAAATAA
- a CDS encoding 4'-phosphopantetheinyl transferase superfamily protein — protein MGLYKTLTISSKTKVFIWKIEETIAELKTGISLTESNEARFNSMKSDVHQKGFLSIRHLLKEINLTDADLIYDEFGKPHLNNNRFISITHSFNFTAIIYSTETEVGIDIEKQRDKILKIAHKFTPFKEYKTIANHDALISKLTIVWGAKESLYKIYGKKKLLFLHHIYVADFKFADAKTTGEIRFDGETTAYSVEFLEFEGFTCVFAF, from the coding sequence ATGGGTCTTTACAAAACATTAACTATCAGCTCAAAAACCAAAGTTTTTATTTGGAAAATTGAGGAAACTATAGCCGAATTAAAAACTGGGATTTCACTTACTGAAAGTAATGAAGCTCGTTTTAATTCTATGAAATCTGATGTACATCAAAAAGGTTTTTTGAGCATAAGACATTTATTGAAAGAAATCAATTTAACAGATGCTGATTTGATTTATGATGAATTTGGAAAACCTCATCTCAATAATAACCGATTTATTTCTATCACACATTCTTTTAATTTTACTGCCATTATATATTCTACAGAAACCGAAGTTGGTATTGATATTGAAAAACAGCGTGATAAAATCTTAAAAATCGCACATAAATTTACACCTTTTAAGGAATACAAAACCATTGCAAATCATGATGCTTTAATTAGCAAATTAACCATTGTTTGGGGAGCAAAAGAGAGTTTATATAAAATTTATGGGAAGAAAAAACTACTTTTTCTACATCATATTTATGTTGCCGATTTTAAATTTGCTGATGCAAAAACTACTGGAGAAATTCGTTTTGATGGAGAAACTACTGCTTATAGTGTTGAATTTTTGGAATTTGAAGGATTTACTTGTGTGTTTGCTTTTTGA
- a CDS encoding type II toxin-antitoxin system Phd/YefM family antitoxin, with the protein MQITTVSDFRKDMKTYLNNVVKNFETLLINRGKDSGIVVMSLQEYNSLMATNHELSSRKNELRLDSAIDKLKNNATFEKDLIQD; encoded by the coding sequence ATGCAAATTACAACTGTTTCAGATTTTAGAAAAGATATGAAAACCTATTTAAATAATGTTGTCAAAAACTTTGAAACTTTGCTTATAAATCGAGGTAAAGACTCAGGTATTGTAGTAATGTCTTTGCAGGAATACAATTCCTTAATGGCAACAAATCACGAATTGTCCTCTAGAAAAAATGAATTACGATTAGATTCAGCGATTGATAAACTTAAAAATAATGCAACTTTCGAAAAAGATTTAATTCAAGATTAA
- a CDS encoding aspartate-semialdehyde dehydrogenase, which yields MKVAVVGATGMVGTVMLRVLEERNLPITEFIPVASARSAGKKLLYKGKEFTIVTLEDAVKMQPDIALFSAGGETSLTWAPKFAEVGTTVIDNSSAWRMDADKKLVVPEINGDVLTADDKIIANPNCSTIQLVMALAPLHAKYKMKRLVVSTYQSVSGTGVKAVQQLDNEEAGIDGEMAYPHKIGRNALPHCDIFLENGYTKEEMKLVKEPKKILRDDSFSVTATAVRIPTAGGHSEAVNVQFHNDFDLTEVRQLLNDFPGVVVQDDLANNVYPMPINAHDKDEVFVGRIRRDESQEKTLNLWIVADNLRKGAATNTVQIAEYLIAKNLV from the coding sequence ATGAAAGTAGCTGTAGTTGGTGCAACTGGAATGGTTGGCACAGTAATGTTGAGAGTTTTAGAAGAGCGTAATTTACCAATCACAGAGTTTATTCCTGTAGCTTCTGCAAGATCTGCTGGAAAAAAATTATTATACAAAGGAAAAGAATTTACCATTGTAACTTTAGAAGACGCTGTAAAAATGCAACCAGATATTGCTTTATTTTCTGCTGGTGGAGAAACCTCTTTAACATGGGCACCAAAATTTGCGGAAGTTGGCACAACTGTTATCGATAATTCTTCTGCTTGGAGAATGGATGCAGACAAAAAATTGGTTGTTCCAGAAATTAACGGTGATGTTTTAACTGCGGATGACAAAATTATTGCAAATCCAAACTGTTCTACAATTCAATTGGTAATGGCTTTGGCGCCTTTGCATGCAAAATACAAAATGAAACGTTTGGTGGTTTCTACCTATCAGTCTGTTTCTGGAACTGGTGTAAAAGCGGTTCAGCAATTGGATAATGAAGAAGCTGGCATTGATGGAGAAATGGCATATCCTCATAAGATTGGTAGAAATGCTTTGCCTCATTGTGATATTTTTCTTGAAAACGGTTACACAAAAGAGGAAATGAAATTGGTAAAAGAACCTAAGAAAATTTTACGCGACGATTCCTTTTCAGTTACTGCAACTGCTGTTAGAATTCCTACTGCTGGTGGGCATTCTGAAGCTGTAAACGTACAATTTCATAACGATTTTGATTTGACTGAAGTTCGTCAACTTTTAAATGATTTTCCTGGAGTTGTTGTACAAGATGATTTGGCAAATAACGTATATCCAATGCCCATAAATGCCCATGACAAAGATGAAGTTTTTGTTGGACGAATTAGAAGAGACGAATCTCAAGAAAAAACCTTAAATTTGTGGATAGTTGCAGATAACTTACGCAAAGGTGCTGCAACAAACACAGTTCAAATAGCTGAATATTTAATTGCAAAGAATTTAGTTTAA
- a CDS encoding DASS family sodium-coupled anion symporter: MQPTKRLGLLLGPILFFLIQFLPLTLISEKADAVIAVAIWMVIWWITETVNIAVTALLPLILFPLLKIMDIADVGANYGSPIIFLFFGGFVLALALEKVNLHKRIALNIVKLTGTTPEKVVLGFMLATAFMSMWISNTASTVVMLPIAISVIRLLIKDEDGFTKGDKNFALSIMLGIAFGANAGGIATVIGTPPNSVLIGLLENQYNIQISFLTWMSFGLPFSILMIIAVYLVLVKWMFPCKEIVFTSSANLISEEIKKLGKISKEEKRVLTIFGITVFLWITRTIINSILPELKLSDTIISLIGAVSLFAIPMNFKKGNFILEWNDTQKLAWGILLLFGGGLALAKGMDSSGIVALITDTIATGNFNILFTVSLLIILMLFMTELMSNVALVAVLAPVVAGIAVGLNIPILNLLIPVTMASSCAFMLPMATPPNAIVFASGYVKVNEMVKAGIFLNIIAVVLLILYYQFVIPLFF, encoded by the coding sequence ATGCAACCAACCAAAAGATTAGGTTTACTTCTAGGTCCAATATTATTTTTCTTAATCCAGTTTTTACCATTAACATTAATTTCAGAAAAAGCAGATGCAGTAATTGCAGTTGCCATTTGGATGGTTATTTGGTGGATTACAGAAACCGTAAATATTGCAGTGACAGCTCTGTTACCATTAATTTTATTCCCATTATTAAAAATAATGGATATTGCAGATGTTGGTGCAAACTATGGAAGTCCAATTATCTTTTTATTCTTTGGTGGTTTTGTGTTGGCTTTGGCTTTAGAGAAAGTGAATCTGCATAAAAGAATCGCATTAAATATTGTAAAACTTACAGGCACAACTCCAGAAAAAGTTGTGTTAGGTTTTATGCTGGCAACTGCTTTTATGAGCATGTGGATTAGCAATACAGCATCTACAGTTGTCATGTTGCCCATTGCAATTTCTGTAATTCGATTGCTGATAAAAGATGAAGATGGATTTACAAAAGGCGATAAAAATTTTGCATTAAGCATTATGTTGGGAATCGCTTTTGGCGCAAATGCAGGTGGAATTGCCACCGTTATTGGAACACCACCAAATTCAGTTTTAATAGGATTGTTAGAAAATCAATATAACATACAAATCTCTTTTTTAACGTGGATGAGTTTTGGTTTACCATTTTCAATATTAATGATTATTGCCGTTTATTTAGTGCTGGTAAAATGGATGTTTCCTTGTAAAGAAATTGTGTTTACATCTTCTGCAAACTTAATATCAGAAGAAATTAAAAAGTTGGGAAAAATATCCAAAGAAGAAAAAAGAGTGTTAACCATTTTTGGAATTACCGTTTTTTTATGGATTACAAGAACCATTATCAATTCTATTTTGCCAGAATTAAAATTATCAGATACTATAATTAGTTTAATTGGGGCAGTTTCTTTATTTGCAATTCCTATGAACTTTAAAAAAGGGAATTTTATTTTAGAATGGAATGATACTCAAAAATTAGCTTGGGGAATATTACTGCTTTTTGGAGGAGGTTTGGCACTTGCAAAAGGAATGGATTCCAGTGGAATTGTAGCTTTAATTACAGATACAATTGCAACAGGAAATTTCAACATTCTATTCACAGTTTCGCTATTAATTATTTTGATGTTGTTTATGACAGAATTAATGAGTAATGTTGCCTTGGTTGCTGTTTTGGCGCCAGTGGTTGCAGGGATTGCAGTTGGATTAAATATTCCGATTTTAAACTTGTTAATTCCTGTAACCATGGCAAGTAGTTGTGCATTTATGTTGCCAATGGCAACGCCTCCAAATGCCATTGTTTTTGCAAGTGGTTATGTAAAAGTAAACGAAATGGTAAAAGCAGGTATTTTCTTAAATATCATTGCAGTTGTTTTGTTAATCTTGTATTATCAATTTGTAATTCCGTTGTTTTTTTAA
- a CDS encoding ferredoxin--NADP reductase: MADFHKIHIKEVKKETANAVSVLFDIPTNLKEEFSFTAGQYITIQTTINGEEVRRAYSICSTPKSGDIRVAIKTVDNGMFSTYATSVLKAGDEIEITAPEGRFLLNAEPKKNYIAFAAGSGITPILSMVKTVLESEPKSNFTLVYGNKTAADTIFYDELNALKESFPNNFKLHYIFSREEVKNQLRGRIDKSVTNYFVKNMYKETTFDAAFLCGPEEMIHEVSSTLESNKIDKENIHFELFTVSVDEEALAEVKEGTTQITVLLDDEETTFTMQQTDDILAATLRNNLDAPYSCQGGVCSSCLCKVTDGKAVMVKNSILTDSEVEEGFVLACQAHPTTPTISIDFDDV, translated from the coding sequence ATGGCAGATTTTCACAAAATACATATCAAAGAAGTTAAAAAAGAAACCGCAAACGCGGTTTCTGTATTATTTGACATTCCTACAAACTTAAAAGAGGAGTTTAGTTTTACAGCTGGTCAATACATTACCATACAAACAACAATTAATGGCGAAGAAGTTCGAAGAGCATATTCTATTTGTTCTACTCCAAAAAGTGGCGATATTAGAGTAGCTATCAAAACTGTAGACAATGGCATGTTTTCTACCTATGCAACTTCTGTTTTAAAAGCAGGCGATGAAATTGAAATTACAGCTCCTGAAGGGCGCTTTTTGTTAAATGCTGAACCCAAAAAAAACTATATTGCTTTTGCTGCTGGTTCTGGAATTACACCAATTTTATCGATGGTAAAAACAGTTTTAGAAAGTGAACCAAAATCGAATTTTACATTGGTTTATGGAAATAAAACTGCTGCTGACACTATTTTTTATGACGAATTAAATGCGTTGAAAGAGTCTTTTCCAAACAACTTTAAATTGCATTATATTTTTAGTAGAGAGGAAGTTAAAAATCAATTAAGAGGTAGAATTGATAAAAGTGTTACCAATTATTTTGTAAAAAACATGTACAAAGAAACCACTTTTGATGCCGCTTTTTTATGTGGCCCAGAAGAAATGATTCATGAGGTTTCTAGCACTTTAGAAAGCAACAAAATTGATAAAGAAAATATTCATTTTGAGCTGTTTACGGTTTCTGTTGATGAAGAAGCTTTGGCTGAAGTAAAAGAAGGAACTACACAAATAACAGTATTGTTAGATGATGAAGAAACTACGTTTACAATGCAACAAACTGATGATATTTTGGCAGCAACTTTGCGCAATAATTTAGATGCTCCTTATTCTTGTCAAGGTGGTGTTTGTAGTTCTTGTTTGTGTAAAGTTACTGATGGAAAAGCTGTAATGGTTAAGAACTCAATATTAACAGACAGTGAAGTTGAAGAAGGTTTTGTTTTAGCTTGCCAAGCACACCCAACAACCCCAACAATTTCTATTGATTTTGATGATGTTTAG
- the pnuC gene encoding nicotinamide riboside transporter PnuC yields the protein MTEIFDFFFGQYKEYSVIDITLEIIAVLFGFLSVWFSKQNKIWVFPTGMISTSIFVYLLLKWELLGDMMINAYYFIMSIYGWYIWTRKVDEIRVTPISKTTKKEHKIAILIFLATILFVYFVYIYFDKWTSWVAYVDTFTTAIFFVGMWLMAKRKVENWLFWIVGDIISIPLYFYKGFTFTSLQYLGFTFIAIFGYLAWKKSLDKNLSTS from the coding sequence ATGACAGAAATTTTCGATTTCTTTTTTGGTCAATATAAAGAATACTCTGTAATAGATATAACTTTAGAAATTATTGCTGTACTATTTGGTTTTTTATCAGTTTGGTTTTCTAAACAAAATAAAATTTGGGTTTTCCCAACAGGAATGATCAGCACAAGTATCTTTGTGTATCTCCTTTTAAAATGGGAACTTTTAGGCGATATGATGATAAATGCCTACTATTTTATCATGAGTATTTATGGCTGGTATATTTGGACTCGTAAAGTAGATGAAATTCGAGTAACTCCAATTTCTAAAACCACAAAAAAAGAACATAAAATTGCTATTTTAATCTTCTTAGCAACTATTCTCTTTGTGTATTTTGTGTATATTTATTTTGATAAATGGACTTCTTGGGTTGCTTATGTTGATACTTTTACTACAGCAATTTTCTTTGTAGGGATGTGGTTAATGGCAAAACGAAAAGTAGAAAACTGGCTTTTTTGGATTGTAGGAGACATCATTTCTATACCTTTATATTTTTATAAAGGATTTACATTTACAAGCCTACAATATTTAGGATTTACATTTATTGCCATATTTGGCTATTTAGCATGGAAAAAAAGCTTAGACAAAAACCTATCAACCTCGTAA
- the ahcY gene encoding adenosylhomocysteinase, translated as MSTKTAYVPYKVKDISLADWGRKEMDLAEAEMPGLMSLREEYGDSQPLKGARIAGCLHMTIQTAILIETLQALGAEVTWSSCNIFSTQDQAAAAVAAAGTPVYAWKGMNEEEFDWCIEQTLFFGEDRKPLNMILDDGGDLTNMVLDRYPELAAGINGLSEETTTGVHRLYERVKNGTLPMPAININDSVTKSKFDNKYGCKESAVDAIRRATDIMLAGKRVTVCGYGDVGKGTAASFKGAGSIVTVTEIDPICALQAAMDGFEVKKLETVVATSDIIITTTGNKGIVRGEHFEAMKDKVIVANIGHFDNEIDVPYLNKNSEKVEIKPQVDKYNINGKDIILLAEGRLVNLGCATGHPSFVMSNSFTNQTLAQMELWNNADAYENKVYMLPKHLDEKVAFLHLAKIGVELTELSKDQADYIGVTQAGPFKPEHYRY; from the coding sequence ATGAGCACAAAAACAGCGTACGTACCTTACAAAGTAAAAGATATTTCTCTAGCAGATTGGGGAAGAAAAGAAATGGATTTGGCAGAAGCAGAAATGCCAGGATTAATGTCTTTAAGAGAAGAATATGGAGATTCGCAACCTTTAAAAGGCGCAAGAATTGCAGGATGTTTACACATGACAATTCAAACTGCTATTTTAATTGAAACGTTACAAGCTTTAGGTGCAGAGGTTACTTGGAGTTCTTGTAATATTTTTTCTACACAAGACCAAGCTGCTGCTGCAGTTGCTGCTGCAGGAACACCAGTGTATGCTTGGAAAGGAATGAATGAAGAGGAGTTTGATTGGTGTATTGAGCAAACCTTATTTTTTGGTGAAGATAGAAAACCATTAAATATGATTTTAGATGATGGAGGAGATTTAACCAACATGGTTTTAGATCGTTATCCAGAATTGGCTGCAGGAATTAATGGTTTATCAGAAGAAACTACAACTGGAGTTCACAGATTATACGAAAGAGTAAAAAACGGAACATTGCCAATGCCAGCAATTAATATTAACGATTCTGTTACAAAATCTAAATTCGATAATAAATATGGTTGTAAAGAATCTGCAGTAGATGCAATTCGTAGAGCAACAGATATTATGTTAGCAGGAAAACGTGTAACTGTTTGTGGTTATGGAGATGTTGGTAAAGGAACAGCAGCTTCTTTTAAAGGAGCAGGTTCAATCGTTACTGTTACAGAAATCGATCCTATTTGTGCATTACAAGCTGCCATGGACGGTTTTGAAGTTAAGAAATTAGAAACTGTTGTGGCAACTTCAGATATTATTATTACCACTACAGGAAACAAAGGAATAGTTAGAGGAGAGCATTTTGAAGCAATGAAAGACAAAGTTATTGTTGCAAACATTGGTCATTTTGACAATGAAATTGATGTTCCTTATTTAAACAAAAACAGTGAAAAAGTAGAAATCAAGCCACAAGTAGATAAATATAACATCAACGGAAAAGATATTATTTTATTGGCAGAAGGTCGTTTGGTAAATTTAGGATGTGCAACTGGTCACCCAAGTTTTGTAATGAGTAACTCATTTACAAACCAAACTTTGGCGCAAATGGAATTGTGGAACAACGCAGATGCTTATGAAAATAAAGTATACATGTTACCAAAACATTTAGATGAAAAAGTAGCATTTTTACATTTGGCAAAAATAGGCGTAGAATTAACAGAATTGAGCAAAGACCAAGCAGATTATATTGGTGTAACTCAAGCAGGTCCTTTTAAGCCAGAGCATTATAGATATTAG
- the rsmI gene encoding 16S rRNA (cytidine(1402)-2'-O)-methyltransferase translates to MSKLYIVPTPIGNLEDMTFRAIRVLKEVDFILAEDTRTSGKLLKHFEIATQMHSHHMHNEHKSITGIINRLKNGETCALISDAGTPAISDPGFLLTRACVENNIEVDCLPGATAFVPALVNSGLPNDKFIFEGFLPVKKGRQTRFLLLSEEKRTMIFYESPHKLVKTLAHFIEYFGADRQVSVSRELTKMFEETIRGTATEVLEHYTIKPPKGEIVVIVEGKK, encoded by the coding sequence ATGAGTAAATTATATATAGTACCAACTCCAATTGGCAATTTAGAAGACATGACTTTTAGAGCAATTCGTGTTTTAAAAGAAGTCGATTTTATTTTAGCAGAAGACACAAGAACAAGTGGAAAACTCTTAAAGCATTTTGAGATTGCTACACAAATGCACAGTCATCATATGCACAATGAGCATAAATCGATTACAGGAATCATAAACCGATTAAAAAATGGCGAAACGTGTGCTTTAATTTCTGATGCTGGAACTCCTGCCATTTCTGATCCTGGTTTTTTACTAACCAGAGCTTGTGTAGAAAATAATATTGAAGTAGATTGTTTGCCTGGAGCCACTGCTTTTGTGCCAGCTTTGGTAAATTCTGGTTTGCCAAATGATAAGTTTATTTTTGAAGGTTTTTTACCCGTAAAAAAAGGAAGACAAACACGTTTTTTGCTTTTATCCGAAGAAAAAAGAACGATGATTTTTTACGAATCGCCTCATAAATTAGTGAAAACTTTAGCCCATTTTATAGAGTATTTTGGTGCTGACAGGCAAGTTTCAGTATCTAGAGAACTCACAAAAATGTTCGAAGAAACCATAAGAGGAACTGCTACTGAAGTTTTAGAACATTACACAATTAAACCTCCAAAAGGTGAAATTGTTGTGATTGTTGAAGGGAAGAAATAG
- a CDS encoding AAA family ATPase: MEKKLRQKPINLVKVVLFGPESTGKTTLSKQLARYYNTVWAPEFARDYLQKKWNNERKTCEAEDLIPIAIGQMKLENKLAKKADKVLICDTDLLETKVYSEEFYGGFVDENLNKAAKKNKYDLYLLTYIDTPWEEDDLRDRPELRLEMFNAFENALKKHNCNYILLKGDKETRFKKATETIDKIISENENLHSFSDSLQDLDMHFLHQNNDFGSSLDY, encoded by the coding sequence ATGGAAAAAAAGCTTAGACAAAAACCTATCAACCTCGTAAAAGTTGTTTTATTTGGACCAGAATCTACAGGAAAAACAACACTTTCTAAACAATTAGCTCGTTATTACAATACTGTTTGGGCACCAGAATTTGCACGCGATTATTTACAAAAAAAATGGAATAACGAACGTAAAACGTGTGAAGCTGAAGATTTAATTCCGATTGCAATTGGACAAATGAAACTGGAAAATAAGTTAGCAAAAAAAGCCGATAAAGTTTTAATTTGCGATACAGATTTGCTTGAAACCAAAGTATATTCAGAAGAATTTTATGGAGGTTTTGTGGATGAAAATTTAAACAAAGCTGCCAAAAAAAATAAATACGATTTATATTTGCTAACGTATATAGATACGCCTTGGGAGGAAGACGATTTAAGAGACAGACCAGAATTGCGTTTAGAAATGTTTAACGCTTTTGAAAACGCTTTAAAAAAACACAATTGCAACTATATTTTATTAAAAGGTGATAAAGAAACACGCTTTAAAAAAGCTACTGAAACCATTGATAAAATTATTAGCGAAAATGAAAACTTGCATTCGTTTTCTGATTCTCTACAAGATTTAGATATGCATTTTTTGCATCAAAATAATGATTTTGGGTCTTCTTTAGACTATTAA
- a CDS encoding LysE family translocator, with amino-acid sequence MDIYDFKNALLIGFFMAFMIGPVFFMLIQTSILKGAKAAIIFDLGVIFGDISFILIAYYGSRSLLEKIKDDPRLFFIGGLVLIIYGLISYFDRANKKQDIASAKAIEVPIVQNNYLKLFFKGYFLNFINIGVLAFWLGTVLVIGPTLNMDQNAIFWYFATIILGYFITDLGKIFLAKQLKSKMTPAVIYRVKKVMGIILIVCGVYLMLMGFIPKEKINEFIS; translated from the coding sequence ATGGATATTTACGATTTCAAAAATGCTTTACTAATTGGTTTTTTCATGGCTTTTATGATTGGCCCTGTTTTTTTTATGCTGATACAAACCAGTATTTTAAAAGGTGCAAAAGCTGCTATTATTTTTGATTTAGGTGTAATTTTCGGAGATATTTCCTTTATTTTAATCGCTTATTATGGCAGTAGATCTTTGTTAGAAAAAATAAAAGACGACCCAAGATTGTTTTTTATTGGCGGTTTGGTTTTAATTATTTACGGTTTAATCAGCTATTTTGATAGGGCAAATAAAAAGCAAGATATAGCATCTGCCAAAGCTATTGAAGTACCAATTGTGCAAAATAATTATCTGAAATTATTTTTTAAAGGCTATTTTTTAAATTTTATAAATATTGGCGTTTTAGCTTTTTGGTTAGGCACAGTTTTAGTAATTGGCCCAACTTTAAATATGGATCAAAATGCTATTTTCTGGTATTTTGCAACCATTATTCTCGGTTATTTTATAACAGATTTAGGCAAAATATTTTTAGCAAAACAGCTTAAAAGTAAAATGACACCTGCTGTTATTTATCGCGTAAAAAAAGTAATGGGCATTATTTTAATTGTTTGTGGAGTTTATTTAATGTTAATGGGTTTTATCCCAAAGGAAAAAATAAATGAATTTATTAGTTAA
- a CDS encoding S24 family peptidase gives MKSGKVNLVEKSKKSYRVARPKQTGFSSPATHYTEPRIDLNAELITNPSATFYVRVIDNSFQDFDILENDVLIVDKSLTPKNNQLAVVVKQDAFQIERIDTNSKEEIQLWGVITYVIKSVL, from the coding sequence GTGAAATCAGGTAAGGTAAATTTAGTAGAAAAGTCTAAAAAAAGCTATAGAGTTGCGCGTCCAAAACAGACGGGTTTCTCTAGTCCTGCAACACATTACACAGAACCAAGAATCGATTTAAATGCTGAATTAATTACAAATCCGTCAGCAACTTTTTACGTAAGGGTTATCGATAATAGCTTTCAAGATTTTGATATTTTAGAGAACGATGTTCTAATCGTAGACAAATCATTAACTCCAAAAAATAACCAATTGGCAGTTGTTGTAAAACAAGACGCTTTTCAAATTGAAAGAATTGATACAAACTCGAAAGAAGAAATTCAACTTTGGGGAGTTATTACCTATGTTATAAAATCTGTTTTATGA
- a CDS encoding Txe/YoeB family addiction module toxin has product MKYIFVDESWEDYLYWQKTDKKKVKKINELLKDIARNPFDGIGKPEPLKHKYAGFWSRRIDSEHRLIYQYRENEILIAKCRFHYD; this is encoded by the coding sequence ATGAAATATATTTTCGTTGATGAATCTTGGGAAGACTATTTATATTGGCAAAAAACCGATAAAAAGAAAGTCAAAAAAATAAATGAACTATTAAAAGATATTGCTAGAAACCCTTTTGACGGAATTGGAAAACCTGAACCTTTAAAACATAAATATGCTGGTTTTTGGTCGAGAAGAATTGATAGTGAACATCGTTTAATTTATCAATATAGAGAAAATGAAATCTTAATAGCAAAATGTAGATTTCATTATGATTGA